One stretch of Candidatus Latescibacterota bacterium DNA includes these proteins:
- a CDS encoding AAA family ATPase, producing the protein MTDEFRSQLRWAWCRKRKTPPETVNVPVDTYTIPYNPGDPRKFEEYLGQNHLKRRLQLRINGAKKGESIKALFSASAGQGKTALARVVAHEMQKRGLAENYFEIIASKVETKEQLDAFLITIPAHSIVFIDEIHGLQGLSRDALLPALQDNVYAYNEGSNTMTPLPEGLSWLAATTDVGKVHLAVQRRFAVYDLTPMEFEHRKMLSLMQPFSVTEDAAAELALRCWTPWEIKDEGLVVARDIATEQHTADVEVDQVIEAMDILGIDKFGMRELDRRVLTAMHNNPRIIRKELRYGMSARALIAATGVDGPTFYDRVEPKLLKLGYIRIAAGIGRELTERAMKDYFKEQ; encoded by the coding sequence ATGACGGATGAGTTCAGGTCGCAACTCCGGTGGGCCTGGTGCCGGAAGCGCAAGACACCTCCGGAAACAGTAAATGTTCCGGTTGATACGTACACAATCCCCTACAACCCTGGTGATCCTCGTAAGTTTGAGGAGTACCTTGGACAGAATCATCTCAAACGTAGGCTCCAACTGCGTATCAATGGAGCAAAGAAGGGCGAGAGTATCAAGGCATTGTTCTCTGCTAGTGCGGGGCAAGGGAAGACCGCACTCGCTAGAGTGGTAGCACATGAGATGCAAAAGCGTGGCTTGGCTGAGAACTACTTCGAGATCATAGCGAGTAAGGTCGAGACTAAAGAACAGCTTGACGCGTTCCTTATAACAATACCTGCACACTCCATCGTATTTATAGACGAGATTCATGGGCTGCAGGGACTGTCTCGTGATGCGTTGTTACCTGCTCTTCAAGACAACGTGTATGCATACAACGAAGGCTCAAACACTATGACCCCACTACCAGAAGGATTGTCTTGGTTAGCAGCCACAACTGATGTAGGTAAGGTGCACCTTGCTGTACAACGTAGGTTTGCAGTCTACGATCTGACGCCGATGGAGTTCGAGCATCGCAAGATGTTATCCTTAATGCAGCCGTTCTCTGTGACTGAAGACGCAGCAGCAGAGCTGGCACTGCGTTGCTGGACACCGTGGGAGATCAAAGATGAGGGTCTAGTGGTTGCTAGAGACATTGCTACCGAACAACATACAGCCGACGTTGAAGTTGACCAGGTGATAGAGGCAATGGACATACTTGGTATTGATAAGTTTGGTATGCGTGAGCTGGATCGTCGTGTGCTGACGGCAATGCACAACAACCCAAGGATCATCCGAAAAGAACTACGTTATGGTATGAGCGCGCGTGCTCTGATAGCTGCAACAGGTGTTGACGGTCCAACATTCTATGATAGAGTTGAGCCTAAGTTGTTGAAGCTAGGGTACATACGTATCGCTGCCGGTATCGGAAGAGAGCTGACCGAGCGGGCAATGAAGGATTACTTTAAGGAGCAATAA